The following proteins are co-located in the Candidatus Cloacimonadota bacterium genome:
- a CDS encoding amidohydrolase, which yields MNKGEKIKLIDFRQKLHKNPELSGKEKNTSEYIIEILKKLSPDEIITKIGGFGTAAIFDSKKPGKTIMFRAELDALPIIESNNFSYKSGNTGVSHKCGHDGHLTILVGLAEKIKLEISNLRGKIILLFQPAEEIAEGAKLVLKDPKFRLLKPDFIFAFHNLPGFEKGSIILRKGIFASSSKGMIVRLKGESAHAGQPASGNNPVLAMIAIIKGLIAIPQKFTSLNNSALITIIHAKLGERAFGTSPGYAQVMATFRSHKDEDMKIMTQKAISLVKEKAITANLDYEIEWVEYFPAIVNNDESVDIIEAAAKNLGKKIIYEKHPFAWTEDFSYFTQKFKGAFFGLGSGKDIPQLHNSNYDFPDDIIEDGINIFFEIINEVQRRK from the coding sequence ATGAATAAAGGGGAGAAAATTAAACTCATAGATTTCCGACAGAAATTACATAAAAATCCAGAGCTTTCAGGAAAAGAAAAAAATACATCCGAATATATTATTGAGATATTGAAAAAACTCTCTCCGGACGAAATCATCACTAAAATTGGTGGATTTGGAACTGCTGCAATTTTTGATTCAAAGAAACCCGGAAAAACAATAATGTTCCGTGCGGAACTCGATGCTTTGCCTATCATTGAATCAAATAATTTTTCTTATAAAAGCGGGAATACCGGAGTTTCGCACAAATGCGGTCACGATGGACACCTGACAATCCTTGTCGGACTTGCAGAGAAAATAAAACTGGAAATCAGCAATCTAAGAGGGAAAATTATCCTCTTATTCCAACCAGCAGAGGAAATAGCAGAAGGTGCAAAACTTGTTCTAAAAGACCCAAAATTCAGATTACTCAAACCAGATTTTATTTTTGCGTTTCATAATCTTCCCGGATTTGAAAAAGGTTCAATAATTCTTCGCAAAGGTATTTTTGCATCATCTTCTAAAGGAATGATAGTAAGATTAAAAGGTGAATCTGCTCATGCTGGACAGCCCGCAAGCGGCAATAATCCAGTTCTTGCAATGATTGCTATCATTAAAGGCTTGATAGCAATTCCACAGAAGTTTACTTCTTTAAACAATTCTGCTCTGATAACAATAATTCACGCGAAATTAGGAGAAAGGGCTTTCGGTACTTCGCCTGGATATGCTCAAGTTATGGCTACATTCCGTTCTCACAAAGATGAAGATATGAAAATTATGACTCAAAAAGCAATTTCACTTGTAAAAGAAAAAGCAATAACAGCTAATTTGGATTATGAAATAGAATGGGTTGAATATTTCCCGGCAATTGTTAATAATGATGAATCTGTAGATATTATCGAAGCTGCTGCGAAAAACCTCGGGAAAAAGATCATATATGAAAAACATCCTTTCGCCTGGACTGAGGATTTTTCCTATTTTACACAAAAATTCAAAGGAGCTTTTTTCGGTTTAGGTTCAGGGAAAGATATTCCGCAACTGCATAATTCAAACTATGATTTTCCCGATGATATTATTGAAGATGGGATTAACATCTTTTTTGAAATAATAAATGAGGTTCAAAGGAGAAAATGA
- the ahcY gene encoding adenosylhomocysteinase: MYDIRDLSLAKKGLERIQWAEKNMPVIRKIRTRFEKEKTLENIRIGSCLHVTTETANLMRTLKAGGAKVRLCASNPLSTQDDVAAALVKYFDIDVYAITGEDNKTYYEHIDSVLEFNPQITQDDGCDLVSTIHSKYPEKCKDAIGGSEETTTGIIRLHSMHNDGALKYPIIAVNDAKTKHFFDNRYGTGQSTIDGIIRATDMLIAGSTVVIAGYGWCGRGFAMRAKGMGANVIITEVDHLKAIEAVLDGFRVMKMINAVPLGDLFVTLTGDINVIDIHHIKKMKDGAIICNSGHFDVEINLKELNKICESKKKVREFVDEYKIDGKSIYVLAEGRLINLAAANGHPAAVMDMSFANQSLVAEYFVKKFKNGEKLPIKVMPVPKDIDDHIAELKLESMNIKIDELTKEQKKYLASWSIGT; this comes from the coding sequence ATGTATGATATAAGAGATTTAAGCCTAGCCAAAAAAGGATTAGAAAGAATCCAATGGGCTGAAAAAAATATGCCCGTAATACGAAAAATACGAACAAGATTTGAAAAAGAAAAGACCCTGGAAAATATTAGAATTGGAAGCTGCTTACATGTAACTACTGAGACTGCTAATTTGATGCGGACTTTAAAAGCAGGCGGAGCTAAAGTCAGACTTTGTGCTTCTAATCCACTTTCAACTCAAGATGATGTTGCTGCTGCACTTGTTAAATATTTTGATATTGATGTTTATGCAATCACTGGTGAGGACAATAAAACTTATTATGAGCACATTGACAGCGTATTGGAATTTAATCCGCAGATTACACAAGATGATGGCTGTGATTTGGTTTCAACAATTCATTCAAAATATCCTGAAAAATGCAAAGATGCAATTGGTGGTAGTGAGGAAACCACTACAGGTATAATTAGACTTCATAGTATGCATAATGATGGTGCTTTGAAATATCCAATCATTGCAGTAAATGATGCAAAAACAAAACATTTTTTTGATAACCGTTATGGCACTGGACAAAGTACAATTGATGGTATTATAAGAGCTACTGATATGCTTATTGCCGGTTCTACTGTTGTAATTGCTGGTTATGGCTGGTGTGGAAGAGGCTTTGCAATGCGAGCTAAAGGTATGGGTGCAAATGTCATTATCACAGAAGTTGACCATCTGAAGGCAATTGAAGCTGTATTAGATGGTTTTCGTGTGATGAAAATGATTAATGCAGTCCCCCTTGGCGACCTGTTCGTTACTCTTACAGGAGATATAAATGTTATTGATATTCATCATATAAAGAAAATGAAAGATGGAGCGATTATATGCAACTCCGGACATTTTGATGTGGAAATAAATTTAAAAGAATTAAATAAAATTTGTGAGAGCAAGAAAAAAGTCAGAGAATTTGTTGATGAATATAAAATTGATGGCAAGAGTATCTATGTTTTAGCAGAAGGAAGACTGATAAATCTGGCTGCTGCAAACGGACATCCTGCTGCTGTTATGGATATGAGTTTTGCTAATCAATCTTTAGTTGCTGAATATTTTGTTAAAAAATTCAAAAATGGTGAGAAATTACCAATTAAAGTAATGCCTGTTCCTAAAGATATTGATGACCATATTGCTGAACTTAAACTTGAATCTATGAATATAAAGATAGATGAGCTGACAAAAGAGCAGAAGAAGTATTTAGCCTCCTGGTCAATTGGAACATAA
- a CDS encoding DUF6036 family nucleotidyltransferase, giving the protein MQKTLRKIISHLSENRVEYAVIGGLANSFYGNPRATQDIDILISCENNRQSLLISQLERQYTILPKNPLEFIQQTKVLPIKDKQTNVTIDLVFSLISFEDAAIKKAKKIKIFDIDTRIITLENLIIMKLVSDRIKDIDDVKFLVKSNMEKIDWKYLETEVEELSLLLETNTIMKKFNEFRKEGR; this is encoded by the coding sequence ATGCAAAAAACATTAAGAAAGATCATCAGCCATTTAAGTGAAAATAGGGTAGAGTATGCTGTAATTGGAGGACTTGCTAATTCTTTTTATGGTAATCCACGAGCAACACAAGACATAGACATTCTGATTAGTTGTGAGAATAACAGACAATCTTTACTCATAAGCCAATTAGAAAGGCAATATACAATTTTACCCAAGAATCCTCTTGAATTTATCCAGCAAACAAAAGTTTTACCTATAAAGGATAAACAAACTAATGTTACAATTGATTTAGTCTTTTCTTTGATATCCTTTGAAGATGCCGCTATAAAGAAGGCAAAAAAGATAAAGATATTTGATATTGACACAAGAATAATAACTCTGGAAAATTTGATAATAATGAAACTTGTTTCAGATAGGATAAAGGATATTGATGATGTTAAATTTTTAGTGAAAAGCAATATGGAAAAAATTGATTGGAAATATTTAGAAACAGAAGTGGAGGAGCTCTCACTTCTTTTAGAGACTAATACAATAATGAAAAAGTTCAATGAGTTCAGAAAGGAAGGAAGATGA
- the metK gene encoding methionine adenosyltransferase — MNQSKHIFTSESVTEGHPDKIADQISDAILDEVLRCDSEGRVACETFVTTGLVLVGGEITTKCYVDIPKIVRETVKEIGYTKPELGFDYRTTAVLSTINRQSPDIALGVNKTDTHEQGAGDQGMMFGYACNETSELMPIPIMLAHKLVRRLAEVRKDGILIYLKPDGKSQVSIEYEDGIPQRIVDIVISAHHSPDIEIGQLRNDISEQVIKHVISSDLWNEDIKIHINPTGRFVIGGPMGDTGLTGRKIIVDTYGGKGSHGGGCFSGKDPSKVDRSGSYMARYIAKNIVAANLATECELQLAYAIGVPEPVSVTIDTFGTGKIPDEELARIVRKVFPLKPAEIIEYLNLKRPIYKKTAAYGHFGRTEETFTWEKVDKVKEINKYLV, encoded by the coding sequence ATGAATCAGAGTAAACACATATTTACTTCTGAATCGGTCACAGAAGGACATCCAGATAAAATTGCTGACCAGATTTCTGATGCAATTTTGGATGAAGTTTTACGATGTGACTCCGAAGGCAGAGTTGCCTGTGAGACATTTGTTACAACAGGATTGGTGTTAGTCGGTGGAGAAATAACAACAAAATGTTATGTTGATATTCCCAAAATTGTAAGAGAAACTGTTAAAGAGATTGGTTATACTAAACCAGAGTTAGGATTTGATTATCGGACAACTGCTGTATTATCTACAATCAATAGGCAGTCTCCTGATATAGCATTAGGTGTTAATAAAACAGATACTCACGAACAGGGTGCAGGCGACCAGGGTATGATGTTTGGATATGCTTGCAATGAAACTTCAGAGCTTATGCCTATACCAATAATGTTAGCTCATAAATTAGTGAGAAGATTAGCTGAAGTCAGGAAAGATGGAATACTAATATACTTAAAGCCAGATGGTAAATCTCAAGTGTCTATTGAATACGAAGATGGTATTCCACAAAGGATTGTTGATATTGTAATATCTGCTCATCACTCACCTGATATAGAAATTGGACAACTGAGAAACGATATATCAGAACAAGTTATTAAACATGTAATATCGTCAGATTTGTGGAATGAAGATATTAAGATTCATATTAATCCAACTGGTAGATTTGTAATAGGTGGTCCGATGGGTGATACTGGCTTGACAGGCAGGAAGATAATTGTAGACACTTATGGAGGTAAAGGGAGTCATGGCGGAGGATGTTTCTCAGGCAAAGACCCGTCTAAGGTTGATAGAAGCGGTTCTTACATGGCAAGATATATTGCGAAAAATATAGTTGCTGCCAATCTTGCGACAGAATGCGAACTGCAATTAGCTTATGCCATTGGCGTGCCAGAACCAGTAAGTGTAACTATAGATACATTTGGGACTGGAAAGATACCTGATGAAGAATTAGCAAGAATCGTCAGAAAAGTCTTTCCGCTTAAACCTGCTGAAATTATTGAATATTTAAATCTAAAAAGACCAATTTACAAAAAAACAGCAGCTTACGGCCATTTTGGTAGAACAGAAGAGACTTTTACATGGGAAAAAGTTGACAAGGTAAAAGAAATAAATAAATATTTAGTCTGA
- a CDS encoding UpxY family transcription antiterminator, which yields MNNNSEVAEIYGDLDIPNDGTKWYAIYTKSRHEKKVAKSCKDYKISYYLPLQDSIRHYKNRVVIFKKPLFSSYIFCRCDSKSKKDLYYTGHICKFIEAFNQKKFISELQQIYNIKEQSANLLPHSFLKKGKRVKIIRGPFKDFEGKISHYKGKYKFVINLELIKQAVAVEIDTRDIYLV from the coding sequence ATGAATAATAATTCTGAAGTTGCTGAAATTTATGGTGATTTGGATATTCCAAATGATGGAACAAAATGGTATGCAATTTATACCAAATCACGGCACGAAAAGAAAGTGGCAAAAAGTTGCAAAGATTATAAAATATCATATTATTTGCCTTTGCAGGACAGTATTAGACATTATAAAAACAGAGTTGTTATTTTTAAAAAACCATTATTTTCAAGCTATATCTTTTGTAGATGTGATTCTAAATCTAAAAAAGATTTATACTATACAGGTCATATATGTAAATTCATAGAAGCATTCAATCAGAAAAAATTTATCAGCGAATTACAACAAATATATAATATAAAAGAACAAAGTGCTAATTTACTTCCACATTCTTTTCTAAAAAAAGGAAAAAGAGTTAAAATTATAAGAGGTCCTTTTAAAGATTTTGAGGGAAAAATATCACATTATAAGGGGAAATACAAATTTGTTATCAACCTTGAATTAATCAAACAAGCTGTAGCTGTTGAAATTGATACTCGGGATATCTATTTAGTCTAA
- a CDS encoding Gfo/Idh/MocA family oxidoreductase — MNLPKIAVIGSGSWGFNHVRTFYSLKNCELVCVCDLIPENLQRVKKQFPDVNTENDYKKIIISPDIDAVVVATNAETHYEIAKNALIAGKHCFVEKPITLNINGAEELVDLANQNKLILMVGHLLLYHSAIDYLKNLVDDKKIGDVLYIYSQRVNLGKVRSTENALWSFAPHDISIMLFLINEKPVRVSATGQSFLQKKEQIYDVVFFTIYFENGVIATGQVSWLDPHKIRKFTIVGSKKMVTFDDMEIREKIRIYDKGVDASHVTYDSFAESLILHDGDITIPKINLGEPLKREDSHFIDCIMNHEKPLTDGQNGLDVLKVLVAAQKSLENNGQPEKI; from the coding sequence ATGAATTTACCAAAGATTGCTGTCATCGGCTCTGGCTCATGGGGTTTTAACCATGTAAGAACTTTTTATTCATTAAAAAATTGTGAACTTGTTTGTGTATGTGATCTAATTCCAGAAAATCTCCAAAGAGTAAAAAAGCAATTTCCAGATGTTAATACGGAAAATGACTATAAAAAGATTATTATCAGTCCTGACATAGACGCTGTGGTTGTAGCAACCAACGCAGAAACCCACTATGAAATTGCAAAGAATGCACTTATTGCGGGAAAGCACTGCTTTGTTGAAAAACCTATCACTTTGAACATTAATGGAGCTGAAGAGTTGGTTGATTTAGCAAATCAAAATAAACTAATTTTGATGGTCGGTCATCTTCTTTTATATCATTCTGCTATTGATTATTTAAAAAATTTAGTTGATGACAAAAAAATTGGTGATGTGCTTTATATTTATTCTCAAAGAGTAAATCTCGGCAAGGTTCGTTCAACAGAAAATGCACTCTGGAGTTTTGCACCGCATGATATTTCTATTATGCTTTTTCTTATAAATGAAAAACCTGTTAGAGTTTCTGCAACGGGACAAAGTTTTTTGCAGAAAAAAGAGCAGATTTACGATGTCGTATTTTTCACTATCTATTTTGAAAATGGAGTCATAGCAACAGGACAGGTTAGCTGGCTTGACCCACATAAAATCAGAAAATTTACTATTGTAGGAAGCAAAAAAATGGTCACTTTTGATGATATGGAAATACGGGAGAAAATCAGAATCTACGACAAAGGTGTGGATGCATCTCATGTAACTTATGATTCCTTTGCTGAATCTCTTATTCTTCACGATGGTGATATAACTATTCCGAAAATCAATCTTGGTGAACCATTAAAAAGAGAGGACAGCCATTTTATAGATTGTATCATGAATCATGAAAAACCTTTGACTGATGGGCAGAATGGACTGGATGTGCTTAAAGTTTTGGTTGCTGCTCAAAAGTCTTTAGAAAATAATGGGCAACCGGAAAAAATTTAA
- a CDS encoding DUF86 domain-containing protein — MLDYKINDHLQRLVRCFNGLKNIRKRPKSEFLVIDFLQASSERYLKLAIESCMNIGNSIILLEQFNKKIPTSRTNADIFIVLSKIGVIDEHFSFELIRMIELYNRLEHIYWNINKEEMYNIIQTNLGNFKKFIECVIQYYNKKYKVHCA, encoded by the coding sequence ATGTTGGATTATAAAATAAATGATCACTTGCAAAGATTAGTTAGATGTTTCAATGGATTAAAAAATATTAGAAAGCGCCCCAAAAGTGAGTTTTTAGTAATTGACTTTTTACAAGCAAGTAGCGAGAGATATTTAAAATTGGCAATTGAAAGCTGTATGAATATAGGTAACTCCATTATTTTGCTTGAACAGTTTAACAAAAAAATTCCAACATCAAGGACTAATGCTGATATTTTTATAGTATTATCAAAAATTGGAGTAATTGATGAGCATTTTTCTTTTGAACTAATAAGAATGATAGAACTTTATAATCGTTTAGAGCATATTTATTGGAATATTAATAAAGAAGAAATGTATAATATTATTCAAACAAATTTAGGAAATTTTAAGAAATTTATTGAATGTGTAATTCAATATTATAATAAAAAATATAAAGTTCATTGTGCTTAG
- a CDS encoding type II toxin-antitoxin system VapC family toxin, whose protein sequence is MANRKILIDTSIVIEYVRKKNKAKTILYELYKSYDELFISSITVFEIFVGVNIENVNLINQLFEGFRILPFDLTIAKIASQVYNELKSQNKIIEFRDIFIAATAIGNSLSVVTLNTKDFERIPNLEILKSF, encoded by the coding sequence ATGGCCAATAGAAAAATTTTGATAGATACTTCCATAGTAATTGAATATGTAAGAAAGAAAAATAAGGCAAAGACTATTTTGTATGAACTCTATAAATCTTATGATGAACTTTTTATTTCTTCTATCACCGTCTTTGAAATTTTTGTTGGTGTAAATATAGAAAATGTTAATTTAATCAATCAGTTATTTGAAGGATTTAGAATTTTACCATTTGACTTAACGATTGCAAAAATCGCATCTCAAGTTTACAATGAATTAAAATCTCAAAATAAAATAATTGAATTCAGAGATATTTTTATTGCCGCAACCGCTATTGGCAATAGTTTATCAGTAGTTACTTTAAATACTAAAGACTTTGAAAGGATTCCAAATCTGGAAATTCTAAAAAGTTTTTGA
- a CDS encoding DegT/DnrJ/EryC1/StrS family aminotransferase: MKIPMLDLNAQYEPIKDDVLNAIKEVFESKRFINGPQITELEEKIAGYCQCKYAIGVSSGTDAILISLMAMEIGQGDEVITTPFTFFATAGCIYRMGAKPVFVDIDPKTYNINPNLIEEKITDKTKAIIPVHLFGQIAEMDKINGIAKKHNLYVIEDAAQAIGSEYLPCGINITQNKSNYNKNSIPQGEGKRAGSIGDVGCFSFFPSKNLGCCGDGGMVTTNNEELAEKIRVLRAHGSKPKYYHKIIGGNFRLDTIQAAVLLVKFPLLEKWHKGRQKNALYYNKRLNNTVETPYVENYNRMIYNQYTIRGKNRNRLQHHLKDSNIGNAIYYPVPLHLQECFAYLGYEEGDLPEAEKASNEVISIPIYPELTDEQKDYIIEEVKRGIGDIKV, translated from the coding sequence ATGAAAATACCAATGTTAGACCTTAACGCCCAATATGAGCCAATTAAAGATGATGTGTTAAATGCAATAAAAGAGGTTTTTGAATCCAAAAGATTTATAAACGGACCTCAAATTACAGAATTGGAAGAGAAAATTGCAGGATATTGTCAGTGCAAATATGCAATAGGCGTTTCTTCTGGAACAGATGCAATTTTGATTTCCTTAATGGCAATGGAAATTGGACAGGGAGATGAGGTCATTACGACACCATTTACTTTTTTCGCAACAGCAGGTTGCATTTATCGTATGGGTGCAAAGCCTGTTTTTGTAGATATTGACCCCAAAACATATAATATAAATCCTAATCTGATTGAAGAAAAAATTACTGACAAAACAAAAGCCATCATTCCTGTTCATCTTTTTGGGCAGATAGCTGAGATGGACAAAATAAATGGGATTGCAAAAAAACATAATCTTTATGTAATTGAAGATGCTGCACAGGCTATCGGTTCAGAATATTTACCCTGTGGAATAAATATTACGCAGAATAAAAGCAATTATAATAAAAATAGTATTCCACAGGGCGAGGGTAAAAGAGCTGGTTCAATAGGTGATGTAGGCTGCTTCTCATTTTTCCCGAGCAAAAATCTCGGCTGTTGCGGTGACGGTGGAATGGTTACAACAAATAACGAAGAATTAGCAGAAAAAATAAGAGTACTCCGAGCTCATGGGAGTAAACCAAAATATTATCATAAAATTATTGGTGGTAATTTTAGACTTGATACTATTCAAGCAGCGGTTTTATTAGTTAAATTCCCATTATTAGAAAAATGGCATAAAGGTCGTCAGAAAAATGCTCTTTACTATAATAAAAGATTGAACAATACTGTTGAAACCCCGTATGTAGAAAATTATAATAGGATGATTTATAATCAATATACGATTAGAGGTAAAAATAGAAATAGACTTCAACACCATTTAAAAGATTCCAATATTGGAAATGCGATTTACTATCCTGTTCCGCTTCACCTTCAAGAATGTTTTGCATATCTTGGGTATGAAGAAGGAGATTTACCAGAAGCAGAAAAAGCATCAAATGAAGTAATTTCAATACCAATTTATCCCGAATTGACAGATGAACAAAAGGATTATATAATTGAAGAGGTAAAAAGAGGTATAGGGGATATAAAGGTATAA
- the ssb gene encoding single-stranded DNA-binding protein: protein MAIKTPNINNVTLAGNIVRDPEIREVGEKKTKVTTITVANNRPYQDKDGKWQKETTFVDAEVWGLQAEKLGEYGKKGTPVIVEGNLKLNKWEDKEGKSYSKLRIRANRIHILNYPEK, encoded by the coding sequence ATGGCAATAAAAACACCAAACATTAACAATGTAACTTTAGCCGGAAACATTGTAAGAGACCCAGAAATACGAGAAGTTGGTGAGAAAAAGACGAAAGTTACTACAATTACAGTAGCAAATAACCGTCCGTATCAAGATAAAGATGGGAAATGGCAAAAGGAGACTACTTTTGTTGATGCTGAAGTATGGGGTTTACAAGCAGAAAAACTCGGTGAATACGGCAAAAAAGGCACGCCAGTTATTGTGGAAGGAAATCTAAAACTTAATAAGTGGGAAGATAAAGAAGGAAAATCGTATTCTAAATTACGGATAAGAGCCAATAGAATTCATATTCTAAATTATCCAGAGAAATAG
- the ssb gene encoding single-stranded DNA-binding protein: MAIRTPNINNVTLAGNIVRDPEIREVGEKKTKVTTITVANNRPYQDKDGKWQKETTFVDAEVWGLQAEKLGEYGKKGTPVIVEGNLKLNKWDDKEGKSHSKLLIRANRVHILNYSEK, from the coding sequence ATGGCTATCAGAACACCAAACATTAACAATGTAACTTTAGCCGGAAACATTGTAAGAGACCCAGAAATACGAGAAGTTGGTGAGAAAAAGACGAAAGTTACTACAATTACAGTAGCAAATAACCGTCCGTATCAAGATAAAGATGGGAAATGGCAAAAAGAGACTACTTTTGTTGATGCTGAAGTATGGGGTTTACAAGCAGAAAAACTCGGTGAATATGGCAAAAAAGGCACGCCAGTTATTGTGGAAGGGAATCTAAAACTTAATAAGTGGGATGATAAAGAAGGAAAGTCTCATTCTAAATTACTGATAAGAGCGAATAGAGTTCATATTCTAAATTATTCGGAGAAATGA
- a CDS encoding DUF6036 family nucleotidyltransferase, with protein MKEIRKNNYSPDVLELMALLYKNKVEYLIVGGQAVIYYGHVRLTGDIDFLYNQTEKNVDKLYITLLEFWNNDIPGLHDKNELMEKNVIFQFGAVPNRIDLISKIEAVNFKGAWQKREIVKINTGNEILEVYFIDAENLIKNKETLKREKDLDDLKYLKQIKLK; from the coding sequence ATGAAAGAAATAAGAAAAAATAATTATTCCCCCGATGTTCTTGAACTGATGGCATTGTTATACAAAAATAAAGTAGAATACTTAATTGTTGGTGGTCAGGCTGTGATTTATTATGGACATGTTAGACTTACAGGTGATATTGATTTTCTATACAATCAGACTGAGAAAAATGTTGATAAACTCTACATTACGCTCCTTGAATTCTGGAATAATGATATACCTGGACTTCACGATAAAAATGAGTTGATGGAAAAGAATGTTATCTTTCAGTTTGGTGCGGTTCCAAATCGTATAGATTTGATTAGCAAAATCGAAGCAGTAAATTTCAAAGGAGCATGGCAAAAACGAGAAATCGTTAAAATTAATACTGGGAACGAAATACTAGAAGTGTATTTTATTGATGCTGAAAATTTGATAAAAAATAAAGAAACGCTCAAAAGAGAAAAAGATCTTGATGACTTAAAATATTTAAAGCAGATTAAATTGAAATAA
- the ssb gene encoding single-stranded DNA-binding protein, with product MAIRTPNINNVTLAGNIVRDPEIREVGEKKTKVTTITVANNRPYQDKDGKWQKETTFVDAEVWGLQAEKLGEYGKKGTPVIVEGNLKLNKWDDKEGKSHSKLLIRAKRVHILVMP from the coding sequence ATGGCAATAAGAACACCAAACATTAACAATGTAACTTTAGCCGGAAACATTGTAAGAGACCCAGAAATACGAGAAGTTGGTGAGAAAAAGACGAAAGTGACAACAATTACAGTAGCAAATAACCGTCCGTATCAAGATAAAGATGGGAAATGGCAAAAAGAGACTACTTTTGTTGATGCTGAAGTATGGGGTTTACAAGCAGAAAAACTCGGTGAATATGGCAAAAAAGGCACGCCAGTTATTGTGGAAGGGAATCTAAAACTTAATAAGTGGGATGATAAAGAAGGAAAGTCTCATTCTAAATTACTGATAAGAGCGAAAAGAGTTCATATTCTGGTCATGCCATAG
- a CDS encoding NAD-dependent epimerase, with translation MKNSKILITGAAGFIGFHLCKKLVNDNFYVVGLDNISDYYDVGLKYGRLEELGIKTPNIHYNEIVNSEKYNNFDFIRLDLKEKPKLLKVFEKYNFEYVVNLAAQAGVRYSIQNPDAYLESNIIGFYNILECCKIYKIRHLVYASSSSVYGLNEKMPLSTTDNVDHPISLYAASKKSNELLAHCYSHLYNLPTTGLRFFTVYGPWGRPDMAYFLFTKRILEDKPINVYNYGKMERDFTYIDDVVEGVKRVITSIPKPDQNWSGEKPNPGTSKAPFKIYNIGNNAPVKLMDFIEEIEKKLNKKAKKNMMPLQSGDIPKTHADVSNLVKEVNYHPNTSFKKGISNFIDWYLDFYDK, from the coding sequence ATGAAAAATTCAAAAATATTAATAACCGGAGCTGCAGGTTTTATTGGATTTCATCTATGTAAGAAATTAGTAAACGATAACTTTTATGTTGTTGGTCTGGACAATATTAGTGATTATTACGATGTCGGCTTAAAATATGGCAGATTAGAAGAATTAGGTATTAAAACCCCGAATATTCACTATAATGAAATCGTAAATAGTGAGAAATATAATAATTTTGATTTTATCAGATTAGATTTGAAAGAGAAGCCGAAATTGTTGAAAGTATTTGAAAAATACAATTTTGAATATGTTGTTAATTTAGCAGCTCAAGCAGGTGTCAGATATAGCATTCAAAATCCTGATGCATACTTGGAAAGTAATATTATCGGATTCTATAATATTTTAGAATGTTGTAAAATTTATAAAATCAGACATCTCGTTTATGCAAGCAGTTCATCTGTATATGGTTTGAATGAAAAGATGCCGCTATCAACGACTGATAATGTTGACCATCCTATTAGTTTATACGCAGCAAGTAAGAAGAGCAATGAATTATTAGCACATTGTTATAGTCATCTGTATAATCTGCCAACTACAGGTTTGAGATTTTTTACAGTGTATGGTCCCTGGGGAAGGCCTGATATGGCATATTTTCTATTTACAAAGAGGATTTTGGAAGACAAACCGATTAATGTTTATAATTATGGCAAAATGGAAAGGGATTTTACTTATATTGATGATGTAGTTGAAGGTGTTAAACGAGTCATCACAAGTATTCCGAAGCCGGACCAAAATTGGAGTGGGGAAAAACCAAATCCAGGAACATCAAAAGCACCATTCAAGATATACAATATTGGGAATAATGCACCAGTAAAATTAATGGACTTTATTGAGGAGATTGAAAAAAAACTGAATAAAAAAGCTAAGAAGAATATGATGCCTTTACAATCTGGTGATATTCCAAAGACGCATGCAGATGTTAGTAATTTAGTAAAGGAAGTAAATTATCACCCAAATACTTCATTTAAAAAAGGGATTTCAAATTTCATTGATTGGTATCTGGATTTTTACGATAAGTAA